The Coccidioides posadasii str. Silveira chromosome 2, complete sequence genomic interval TATGCCTTCCCCCCCTTTCTAAGCATCAAAAGGCCCGCCAGAAAGCTCCCTTTCCTGAACTCGTTGCTCAACCTTGAATTGTCTTTTGTCGGCTGCGATCCTCCTGCTGATCGCTCCCTTCTGGGATACCTTGTCTAATAGAatctgaaaaaaaaaaaaagaaaaaaggccACATCACCCAGAGACAGTCTACTTCGCCGTTCTCGTCATGGCCAATCGTATGAACCGAGCTTCGCGACTCCCTCGATTTCTCATGAGCAATGCAGTCAGCGAGCGCGATGGGCCCGATTGGATGGATGGCATTGCGACCCTCGACTTCGACTCCTTCCCGCCTTTCCAGCATGTAATCCCCGAACCGCTGCTGGCGGCAACTAATCTGCCTCCATATTACCGCTTGCTGTGCGATGAGCAGGTAACTGCGCTTTTGTCTTGGGCTTCAAAGGGAAATATCTCCAAAGAGTTATTGGGATTGTACTGGCCGGGGGATTTCAACGGTGATGGCAAAGTGAAGCGCAATCGCCGTCCCTGGAGATACGGGGACAACAAGAGCCTTGCCGCGAGGCCAGTTTACTGGACTTTTCAAAGTTCCGGAAGACCAATGCAAGGAATGAAGCTGCTGTCGCCCACCGAGCACGAGGAAAACGAggataaaaaaagaaaggcagAAGGTCCCGATGGCAAGAGACCTTCCAAGCTAGTCCTGCTCCGCGATGAGGGGGATAGCGAAAAGATAGTTGAACTCCAGTACGAAGTCGATCAGCTGCAGGCTGCCCTGAAACGCTCCCAGGCAAAACAGCAAGGGCTACTTTCGCAGATGGACCAAATCGAAACTGCAATGTCGGTGCGCTCGGAACTCGTCACAAACGCGATAGTCAACTATCACTTGTCCATGGTCAACCTTCAGATCCTCTCTCCTGCGATCTCTTCTCTCGTGGATGAAACCGTCTCTGCGGATGATATCGCCGAGGCTGCTGGGGGCCATGCTACCCTTGATCATCGAGTTCGAGTGGTGAAGGAAGTGGCAAAGCGGCTTAAGATACCGGTAAACATTCTCCCTGGTGATATGGACGGGGAAGAAGTAGATAATGCTCCTCTTAACGCCCTCTATCGCACATAAATGATAGGAGAGCTTTGCAGGGAGGATCCATTAGCTTGTGAATCTTAGATAGGATTGTTGATGTGCTGAAATACATAGGGCGGTTGTGCCTGCTTAACGCA includes:
- a CDS encoding uncharacterized protein (EggNog:ENOG410Q5AR) encodes the protein MANRMNRASRLPRFLMSNAVSERDGPDWMDGIATLDFDSFPPFQHVIPEPLLAATNLPPYYRLLCDEQVTALLSWASKGNISKELLGLYWPGDFNGDGKVKRNRRPWRYGDNKSLAARPVYWTFQSSGRPMQGMKLLSPTEHEENEDKKRKAEGPDGKRPSKLVLLRDEGDSEKIVELQYEVDQLQAALKRSQAKQQGLLSQMDQIETAMSVRSELVTNAIVNYHLSMVNLQILSPAISSLVDETVSADDIAEAAGGHATLDHRVRVVKEVAKRLKIPVNILPGDMDGEEVDNAPLNALYRT